TGTAGTCCGTCCCCAACACCCCCTGGGAGGCAGGGACTCTTATAGAATCAGAGATCAACATGGAATAACTAGTCCATATGTCTTTTGGTCCCAGGCACTTTGCCTTCTTAAATGTAATATCATGCTCACCGTGGCCTGTGAGGCAGCTTTCGCTCTGTCAATATGCCCTCTCTACAGATGAGCAGACTGAGGCTCAGGTGCATCACCCCTAGGGGCGCTGTGGAGTTCAGAGGCCTGCAGGTGCCTCTGGTGGTGACCTGGCCCTGCACACACCTGCACGAAGGGCGCCTGCGCGGCGGCAGGAGCTGGCTGGGAGGCCGGGGGCTTTCAGCAGCTCATCGGCGGAACATTTGCATGTAATTTGGAAGCGGGTCACATGTGGGAGTCATCAGGCAGAGGAAAGGCTCAATCAGGGTCTAATCACTGTCTGTTTGGAGGGGTCTGGGcccaagtgaaaaatgaaaatgggcCTATTTTGCTTGAGTGACAACCATCAACGGCCACCTTTGACCTCCGCACTCAGGCTCAGGGTCTGCCTGAGTTTTAAAAACCAGTCACCGGGGaggcccctcccccaacccctttgCTCCCTGGATCTGGGCTGgtagaattcattcattcatccctcctgctttcattctttcaacaacCCAGCATCGGGCAGCATGGCAATAGTTAGGACCCTCTCTAGTGGACCTGGGGTTTGAGTCCTGACTGTGGCACTTACCCGccaggtgaccttgggcaggtgacTGTCAGATGTCAGTGGTCCCATCtgtggaggggggtggggcaTGTGACCCTATGAAACAGCATTCAGTAATGGCTGGTGTGGCGGGGGTCCCAGAACATGAGCAGACTGTGGGCTGCCACACTAGGGACAGGGACATTGGGCTGGGAAGGGGCTCCTGTGTGAAGGTGCAATGGAGTCCCCATCCtacaggggagggggctggggctcAGCCTGGAAAGTACAGGGGCATCTGCCAGGTGAACCGGAAGCGGGCCATGCAGGCTAGGGATGCAGAGCTGGGAGACCTGAGAGAGGGCAGGGGTAAACATGCCTCAGGAGGGCCATCCATGGGCAGTGATGCTCAGCTAAGTCCCTACtaactgggagcacagagtttctGCCCTTGGTTCACACCTGAGGGATTCCATCCACCAGGCATCCTCTGAAAATGGTCTCCCAGGAGTCCAGGGCCTTGTGAAGGGGCTCCCAGTCCTCAGGCCCTTCCCTGACACCCTCCAGGCTTGTCCAGGGGCAGACTCCTCTAAATGAAGAAATGACTGACAGCCTGAATGAGTGAAGGAATAGGTGAACCAACAAGCAAGGATTCCGGCCCTCAAGCTCAGATCCTTGGTGACCGATCTTTTCTTAGATGTCAGGAGCACTGCAGTAGGGGCACTGTCCACCAGGACCAGCTCAGGGGGCGGGGCTGAAGCCAAAGCCTGTTGGGGGTGGACTGGGCCCAACCCGGCTGGCGCCCTGCTGTGTGAGGCTGGAGTTCCAGGTCGGGCCCTTTCAGGCTTGAGGAATTGCTCTCGGGCTGCGGCCCGGGAGGGACGCCCACTACATTAGCGCCTGCCTTGCTCCCTGATGGTGTTTATCGGGATGTGGAACGGGCCTCCAGGAAACCGTCTGGcagcccaggcttcagcaaatgGATTGCCAATTAATCAGCATCTATTTATGAGAACGTTTAAACCATTATTAATGTAGTATAAATACGGAACCGCTGGCGGCCCagggtgtgtgggtggggggcCCATCTGCCTAGGAGAATGCTGCCATTACATTCCTGGGGCCtattcccaccccaccctcctgggcagggcccccacccccgcccccacccccaggagccgCTGCTGCAGGTGATGGCTTCCTCCTGCCGGCTCCAAGCTGCAGGGCGGCCACCAGTTGGGGTTCTGAGCAGGCCTGCAAATGCTTCCCCACGTTGAAGGGTTTTCAACATGTTCTCACTTAAGATGTGGAGCTGCCATGTGAGGGTCAAGTCCCATCACTCAGTCACTCGGCAGAGGTCTGGCTGCAGCCCCTGCCCCCTTGGGGGAGTGTGTGTCCACTGTTGGGGAGCACTGGGCAGGTGTCCCTACATTGCCCGCttcttctcttcccctccttcACCTGCTCTGGACCCACCAGTTGCATCCCGACCATCCTGAGTATCCATCCTGGGAGGCAGCAGCCGGAGATGGGAAGGTGGGAGAGAGTGGTCAGGTATGttcccagcccctccctcagaGCAGGCCCAGCTCTCAGGCCTGGGGCTAACAGCCTCCCCTCCCAACCATCCAGAAACCCCAGCTTCTTTCCTTGCCCTGACCATACCTTCGCTTCTCTTCAGAGACACCAGCCTGCATTGTAGGCCTCCTCTTGTGTTCACACCGTCTGGGCCTTCAGTACGTGGGGGCCAACTTGACTGGCCACTCTTAGAACTGGGTGTTGGGCTGGACTCCATGAGCCAGCCATGCCTGTGGACTGAAGGTTCCCCCAGGACCCCTAGCTCCATCAGGATAGGACCAGATCCTCCACAAATCACACCTGATTCATCTTCCTCAGAATCACCTTGGCTGGTTTTCCTTTGCCATTTgcacctattttacagataagaggcTGCAGCCATAGAGACACAGCAAGCCAGTACCCTTCCCAGCCCCTACCCCTAGACTGATTGGCTGTGTCCTCAGCATGGTTTGACTGTAACCTACATGGCCACATAGGTCTGTGACATGTGAATCTTTACAAATGCTTCCTACAGTTTCCCAATTTCTCTGTTTTATGAGGAGCTTgacctgctttctctctcttagTGCTTTGCATCAAGATAACTGTACATTTGAGAATGAGGTGTCAAGAAGAGCTGTTAGCCTGAGAGGTTCctctgcaaaagagaaaaaaaaaagcttggctTTGGAGCTGCATGTTATCAAATGCATACTGATTTTGAGGACATTCCCTGCTCTGGTTAATTGAGGTGCTAGCTAACCAGGCCAGCTAATGGGATGTTGAGAGCTGATTGCACAATGCTGAAGACATAGGCAGGGCCTCCGAGGCACAGCCTTCATGCTCTGAGTGGCAGGGAGCTGTCCCTCCTGTATGTAAGCTGGGAGTCACTGGGATGTGCAAAGCCCCTTCCCAGGGCCTCTGCCCTAAGCCACTGCTGCCAGGCTCATGGTTTGTTGGTGGTGTATTTACCAGACAGATCCTGTGCCCCTCCAGAGTGGGGAAAGCGCCTTTACCAACTTCACATCCTGGTGCTTCAGGGAGACACTGAGAAGTATTTGCTGACTAACTGACCAACCACTTGGGAAACTTTGCTCAGAGCCATtttcccaggctcctctcctctctccctggtcATCTACTCAGATGACctcccccccatcccaccccctaccCCGCGTTCTTCGTCAGCCCCCAGAGCAGGTCCAAGCCTCTGAAGCCTTAGAAGACCAAGGGGCCAGGGCTGGCTGCTCCTCATGGAGAATCTGTCTGCCACTCGCTATGGCAGGGGCAGGGGACCCTGGGGCAGGGTTTCACCCATGGTCACTCAGCACCCCAGAAGCCGAGGCTTCTGATGTCCTGAGGCTCTCAAGCTGTCTGCTCTGGACCCCGAGCCCTGGCCCAGCCACACAGGCATGCTGGGAGGGGAGAGAACAAAGAGGCAGCATGTGCCCCTATTTTCTGGCCCCGCTCCCCCGCCCCCCATTAGCCGAGCGAGGATTGTTTATATTACAGCAGGAATTATTCCAGCCCTAATCAGAGGCCCTGCGAGGTTTCGGCATTCGAGGTATTTCTTTACCCAAGGACACTCTCCAATCCTATAATTTCCATTTCCCCAGACGCCCCTGATTGAAAGCaaacattttatatttggaaAGGAAAAGGGCCATGTGCTATTCATAGCCCAGCCAGGCTGTCCAAGCGGGGCAAGGGGGCGGGCCTGGTGGGATGGACGGATCTGAGAGGGCAGAAGGGGCGTGGGCTGGGTCCCTGGGGTTGAGGGGGTGGGCAGACCCTAGAGCACTATGCCATGGGGAGGCTGAGGACAAGGTGGGGAATATGAGCCcctttttcctcttccatttcctcACTGCCTCACCGAGTAGCTCCCACTATTTTTTCCAGGTAAAGACATGGATACCCCCAGTCTTGGAATGGGGCTGAATAAAGTATTAGTACTGTAATTCGGTATGGTCATGGGGCCCCTGGTCTCCACTTTGGGCTCAGCCAAGGTCCCAGGACCAGCTCCTATGTCTCTTCCCGGCACTGCGTACCCCTCCCAGATTACTTACCTGCCATGACCCCAGGCCTTCTCAGGGACCAAGAGGCGCACCAAGGTCACTGCTAGCCTCCAGGCCTGGTCTCTGCCCTCACCTTTCTCTCCTGACGCAGGGTCTCCCCTCTTGCTATGTGTCAAAGGTCCAGGCAACGACCATGTGTCCCTTACTGGGACCATGGTCCCCCCTAAGTAGCTGATGTGTATCTAGCCCTTTCTGCATGCCCGATACTGCTAAGCCTTTTCTAAGATACTTATATTAATCCTTTGAAGCAGACATTATTGTTATTCCATTTTATGGGTCCCGTTTCTGTTTTCTTGCATCTCAGTGTCTCACTGCTTGCTTCCTAAGGCCAGTGAGATAAACTGAGGCATGTGTTCAGGTCACAGCTCACCTGGTATATGCTAAGTGATAGGCATTTGATTCGCATTTCAATGAAGGCATCTCAGGGCAGCAGGGACACAGCGGGAAGCTTTGTTTCCCTCTGTATTAAATCTGTACTGTTCAATgattgagaaataatttttttcttaaaatttaatttttatttttatcaaagtaatTCATACTTAGTTTTGTTAGctgctttattgagtataatttatgtacaataaaatgcacataaaattCCTGCAAGTGTCTGCTGCTCCTGCGCAACCGCTGGTGCAGCATGACTGCCGCTCCATGACCGCCTCCTGGTGTCCACGGACCCACCACTGAGATGATGTGTGGTGCGCCCCCCACCAAGCAGCTGGCCACGGCTGAGATCCAGGCCATTGCTGACAAAGTGAAGTCTCCgctggaagagaaggaaaacaagaagTTCCCGGTGTTCAACGCTGTGGAGTTCAAAAGCCAAGGGGTTGCTGGGAGGACCTTCTTCATCAAGGTTCAAATGGATGATGACTTCGTGCACATTCAAGTGTTGGAAAGCCTTCCACAGGAGAACAAGCCAGTGGCCTTGACCAGCTACCAGATCCACAAAGGCAGACAAGACGAAGTGACGTGCTTCTAGTCCTGATTTTACACAGAGTCCATCTCCCACGTGGGTCTCGCCTCTGCAAACTTGACTGGGACCACAGACGGTGCcacttggggtgggggtgagaccCACATCTCGGGGGTCTCTGTTCCTAGCTTTCGTtgtgttcattttttccccatccaaTAAATGATCCTAACTAAATTACTTTCAAGGAGGGCTTCTGTTAtctttaaatacatacatacatatatatatatatatattctgtcttcacacaaaaatgtaaaaaattgaTTGCTTTTTGAAAAAGCTTTATTgttgatataatttacatatgatACAATTCACCTACTTAAAGCATCCTAGTCAACGTTTTTTGGCATATTACATTATTTTCAATTGTAGTGAAATGTGTACAGCATAAAATTTTCAATATTAGTCACTCTAAGTACAAAATTCAGTGGCAGCACGTATACTCACAATGTTGTGAAACCAAACAGaaactgtacccattaaacattaACTCCACAATCCCCACTCCTCTCAGTCCCTGGCACTCActtctttctgcttcattgactacactaaagcctttgattgtgtggatcacaacaaactatggaaaattcttcaagaggtgggaataccagaccaccttacctgcctcctgacaaccctgtatgcaggacaagaagcaacagttagaactggacatggaaaaatggactggtttcaaattgggaaaggagtacatcaaggctgtatattgataccctgcttatttaacttatatgcagagtacatcatgcgaaatgccaggctggatgaatcacaagctggaatcaagattgctgggagaaagatcagtaactttagatatgcagatggcaccatgcttaaggcagaaagcaaagaggaactaaagagcatctttataaaagtgaaaggggagagtgaaaaagctggcttaaaactcaacattcaaaaaacaaagatcatggcatccagtcccatcacttcatgggaaatagatggggaaacaatggagacagtgacaaactttattttcttgggctccaaaatcactgcagatggtaactacagccatgaaattaaaagatacttgctccttggaagaaaatctatgaccaatctacacagcatattaaaaagcagagacattactttgccaacaaaggtccatctagtcaaagctatagtttctccagtagtcatgtgtgaatgtgacagttgaactgtaaagaaagctgagcaccgaagaattgatgcttttgaactgtggtgttggagaagactctggagagtcccctggactgcaaggagatccaaccagtttatcctaaaggaaaccagtcctgaatattcattggaaggtgaatgaattggatgctgaagctgaaactccaatactttgaccacttgatgcaaagaactgactcactagaaaagaccctgatgctggaaaggttgaaggtgggaggagaaggggacgacagaggatgagatggttggatggcatcactgactcgatggacatgagtttgagcaagctctgggagatggtgatggacagggaaacctggcgtgttgtagtccatgggattgcaaagagtcagacatgactgagcaactgaaccgaactgaaccgaGTAAGTATGAATCAGTATCTCATcctggctttgatttgcattttcttgaggCTGAGAGGCCCTCCACTCCTGGGTGGCAGATCAGCTCCAGGGCAGACAGCAATTACTGGGTAGAAGATAGGCCCTAGGGTGgccagcagcagcaaagaggctGGGAAGCTCCAGCCTCCCTGGACTCCCTTCCCAGCCACTCCAGCAGGGCCTTTGCCACCATCCTGGGCCGCACACTGACCAACACCCAACAGCCAGTGAAGGTTTACACACTCAACGAGCACCAGCTGTGGGACTACCAGGGCACTGGGCATATTGTCCAGCTACATGGAGTGGTGAAGGCATGTCCCTGCTAGTTAGGGCctcacaaaatgtggtccactggagaagggaatggcaaaccacttcagtattcttgccttgagaactccatgaacagtataaaaaggtaaaaagatatgacactgaaagatgagctcccccacccccacctacgGTCGATAGGTgtgcaatatgctactggagcagagcagagaaatagctacagaaagaatgaagaggctgagccaaagcagaaatgacacacAGTTGTGTTtgtctgatggtgaaagtaaagtccaacactgtaaagaataatattgcaaaggaacctgtaaggtccatgaatcaaggtaaattggatgtggtcaaacaggagatggcaagaacgaacatccacattttaggaatcagtgaactaaaatggatgggaatgggtgaatttaattcagatgatcattatatctatagctgtgggcaagaatcccttacaaAAAAAGGAGTATCCCTCATAggcaacagaagagtccaaaatgcagtactcaaaatggctgcaatctcaaaaatgacagaatgatcttggttcatttctaaggcaaaccattcaacatcacagaaatccaactctatgccccagtagctcagtaaagaatctgcctgcaatgcaggagaccccggtttgattcctgggtcaggaagacccactggaggagggataggttacccactccagtattcttgggcttcctttgtggctcagctggtaaagaatctgcctgtgatgtgggagacctaggtttgatccctgggttgggaagattcctgtaGGAGGTGCATGACAactcagttcagtattcttgcctggagaattccatggactatacagtccataggatcacaaagagttggatgtgactgagcaacttccactttcactttcatgccccaaccactaatgctgaagaagatgaagttgaatgattctataaagacttacaagaccttttaaaactaatgccaaagaaagatgtccttttcattataggggactggaatacaaaagtagaacATCGacagatacctggaataacaagcAAGTTtcgccttagagtacaaaatgaagcagggcaaaagctaacaaagttttgccaagagaacacattggtcatagcaaacaccctcttccaacaacacgagacaactctacacatggacatcgccagatggtcactactgaaatcagattgattatatcctttaccgtcgaagatggagaagctctatacagtcagcaaaagcaggcctggagctgactgtggctcagatcatcagttccttattgcaaaattcaggctcaaatcaaggtaagtagggaaaaccagtagcctattcaggtatgacctacattaaatcccttatgattatacagtggaggtgacaaatagattcaagtgactaaatctggtagacagactgcctgaagaactccagacagaggtttgtaacattgtagaagaggtggtgaccaaaatcatccccaagaaaaagaaatgcaagaaggcaaagtggttgtctgagaagttcttacaaatagctgagaaaagaagagaaatgaaaagcaaaggagaaacggaAAGATATTCGCAACTCAATGCAGAGTTCctgagaataacaaggagagagaagaaagccttctaaagtgaacaatgaaaagaaatagaggggaaaaaacagaatgggaaagactagagatgtctataagaaaattggagataccaggggaacatttcatgcaaagataagcataataaaggacaaaaacggcaaggacctaacaagcagaagatattaagaagaggtggcaagaatatacagaagaaccatacaaaataGCTCTTAAAAGACAggcattctggagtgtgaagtcaagtgggccttaggaagcattactatgaacaaagctagtggaagtgatggaattccagttgctgctgctgttgctgagtcactttagtcgtgtccgactctgtgcgaccccatagacggcagcccaccaggctgccccgtccttgggattctccaggcaagaacaccagaatgggttgccatttccttctccaaagcatgaaagtgaaaagtgaaagtgaagtcgctcagtcatgtctgaccctcagcgaccccatggactgcagccttccaggctcctccatccatgggattttccaggcaagagtactggattggggtgccattgccttctccggaat
This is a stretch of genomic DNA from Bos javanicus breed banteng chromosome 8, ARS-OSU_banteng_1.0, whole genome shotgun sequence. It encodes these proteins:
- the LOC133253050 gene encoding cystatin-B-like encodes the protein MMCGAPPTKQLATAEIQAIADKVKSPLEEKENKKFPVFNAVEFKSQGVAGRTFFIKVQMDDDFVHIQVLESLPQENKPVALTSYQIHKGRQDEVTCF